DNA sequence from the Leopardus geoffroyi isolate Oge1 chromosome A3, O.geoffroyi_Oge1_pat1.0, whole genome shotgun sequence genome:
AGAACAAAACAGGAAGAATGCAGACGGAGGCCTTTTAGGAGCATTGgggtctttcttctttcctttcttgtcacCTTTGGGAGGAACATAATGTTTCATCTTCCTGTCATAGCGAGCTTTGTCACTTTTTGCCATATCTTCAAATTTCGACTTTTCCTTCGCAGACATGGTCTTCCATCTCTCGGAACATTTCTTGGAGAATTCAGCGAAATTGACCAAAGAGTCTGGGTGTTTCTTCTTGTGCTCTTCCCGGCAGGTCTGCACGAAGAAGGCGTACGAGGACATCTTGCCCCTTGGCTTGTTGGGGTCTCCTTTAcccatggtgacagatggtgtcTACCTGGTGGTAGCTTTTCCTCAGTCCCGCGGAGGGGCCGGATCCAACAGAGACGCTTCCTTTCCAGGGCTCCAGCGTGAACTGGTTTATCCGCCTTTTTCAGTTTCTAGTGGATACCTGTACTTCTCTGTTTGTGGCCTCTTCTTCCATCTTCTAAGCACATTGCCTTCTCCTCTGACTGACTGCTCCTGCGTCTCTCTTACTTGTGAGGTCATTTAAGGGCCTATCTGTATAATCTAGTGTGTCTCCGCATTTTAAGATCCTTAACTCAATCATGTCTGCAAAGTCCATTCACCACTGAAGGTAACATTCCCAGGTTCCGGACATTAAGATGTGGACACTTCTGGAGACCTTATTCAGCCTACAGCCTACCACACTATTCATCTTCCACATTTTGGTTTCTATGTCTTTCCCCCAGAGAGGATGACTTGACCCTCCAATCTCCAGTCTCCAATGTGCTCCCTCACATTGTCTCATTCAGCAAaccctctctttttatttcaccTCAATTACTTTTCAGTTTAACACCTGCTCTTTCACTAGGCTTTAAGCCAAAAAGGTCAGAGAACACGTCTATTTTATCATTGTTGAGTAAATAACCTAGTGATGTGGGGGTGCATTTTCACTTTTGCCACCAAAGGGCACAACTTGGTTTCCTTAAGCAACTTGAATTTATGATAACGACATGTGaagtaacattttccttttttaccttGTTCAATTTTTCCAGCGTACTTTCTTTTACACTAGGCTGAGCGAAAGcatttttaggaaaattttctttctggcaagaaaaacaaaacaaaacaaaataaaataccccAAATTAAAAGCCCTGTAAGCATGTAAGTTAGTTATCAAGTGTTTTCACATTTAGTGCACTCTGCCCTCttctcaaagaaatagaaactataataTCTGTACAACAACAATCCTTACCAATTATGGGGtttttttgcatttgcatttttatggaagtatatttaacatacaataaaatgtgtAAGTACTTACCATTCACATTTTAATTAACAACTGAATGCTTCAAAGCTAACTCTTTGGCAggtctataaaaacaaaataaatgaccttcaatttttaattacttttttatggCCTTAAGCACTATACCTGTTTGTGGTAAAAACTATGGAATAGAAAGAACccagataggaaaataaaaatcatgaataatATCACTACCCAGCAATCATTAGTCTTTATCCTGAGTGGCCAGGTGTCATTTTTGGTCCCTTCTATGAGCTCTCTTCACTTTTCTCAGATAGGTCTATCCAGTCCCAGCTATAAATACTGCTTATATGTCAGTGACCCCCAAAATCTATTATCTCCTCTTTTACCTCTCCCTGGCCTATAGAGGACTTGGCATCTCTGCTTGAATGTCCAATGGATATCCCAAATATAACATTTGCTGAAATAGAACCTTTGACTTTTGCTCCTTCTCGTTTTCCTTCCCGGTCACATCGGTATTTCATTCCAAAAATTTAGGATGTGACTTTGAAAAGTGAtaccaaaaaaatcacaaaaataacttaaattaGTGCAGAATTCTTACTGAACTAGTTagaacttgatttaaaaaatttttttaggttatttatttattgtgagagacagagagtgagtgggggagaggcagaaagagagagggagagagaattccaagcaggctccacactgtcagcacagagcccaatgcagggctcaaactctcaaactgcaaattcatgacctgaaccaaaaccaagagttggatgcttaactgactagccacacaggtgccccaaactatTCAGAATTTAACACCCAGGAAAACAACCAAATATTCTATAAGCAAGAAGTTAGTGTTTGGTAAAGGTCAGATGGTAGAGGGAAAGATGACTTTGAAGTGATTGATGGTGGATAAGTCAAGTAACTAAACATTTGAGAGAGGTGTAGGTTctctagctctctgtctctctctctttctttgtctcccactctcttccaAGTTTAAATTCTGCAAAACTGTGAATCTGAATGATTCTACCAGTTGTTACTCAATATAGGACATCTAATCAAATAGAATATTCACATCAACCTTTATAGCGACAGGCCAGCCTAGATCTTTGGTCTTTGGGTCAAGTATCTCTGATCAGTTAGTTGTAGCTGGGGCTGGGCTAACTTTATGGGTATGTGACCTGTGCAGTCACATGTGGTCATGCTTAGAAAGGTTCcatgcttggtttaatgctctgtttTCGCTATctagaaattcttaataatttttgaacaagggactgttccatttttattttgcactaaGTGCCACAAATTATGTTGTCAGTCATATTTTACTGAGAATGATCAACAGAGCATTAAGGATCATTTCAGAGAGAGGCTGTGGTGTGCAGGGCTTTGCAGACTTCTAGAAAAGCATAGTGTAACTTGAATATACCTTGCTTGGATTCCCAGAACTCTAGtgcaaaagtagaaacaataaattaaaaattactaaatcGTCCATGAAATTGATAATCACTCTGCTAGCAAAAATAACTAACAATACAGTTAAAAGACCAGTGAAAACCGTAGTAGCATATATGTTCTTTCTATGGTCATcctgcaatatttttaaaatgtgaaacttACTAATCCATCTAGAAAAAATGGTCAAATGATATAAACGATTAATTTACATaatcatttcctttatttacataaaggaaattaaaaggtaggtaaacacatgaaaacacaTTTAGCCTAGTGAGTCATCTAGAGAagtctaaattatatttttttataaaattgatagtgtttaaaaataatagtgtGGTCATCAACAGAAGGAAGAGGACTCTCTTATCTGCTAGGGAAAAGGTTAATTGATGGAATCGACTCAGTAATAACTATTTTCTTAAAGCATACATATTCCAGCAGTGCTACTTCTGGATATTtgtcttaagaaaataattacttttgtATGCATGACATAACTATAAAgctattttgaaacatttttttatatttgtgaaaaGTTGATCTACATGTATAGAATACtataagtaatatattttacataatatatttgcatatatatatgcatatatatatatacacacacacacacacacacacaccatacacacagtatgtagaagaatatatattagaatttaaatagTGGTTGGTGAGATTATGAGTGACTttaacatttgcatttaaaaattagaaggagATATTATATGAGcaataataaaagttatttccAGAAAATGTATGCAGTGAGAGGGTAAGTCAAGGAACAGTTTTatcaaggaaaaggaagcagtTTCCTTGAAGGCCTAGTTCTAAGTTTTCTCAAGTGATTTACCTCCAGGAATAAGTTCCATCCACTCCAGCGTTCCTGGTCCTCAAAGACCTTCAGATTCCTTCAGTGCATGGAAGAGAACCACAAACTGTAccaaaagtcttaaaaatgttgTGATCAATAATTCAGTAATTTTACATCAGGGCTTTCTCTAAGCCaatgatttaaaaatgcacagaatGATTCACATGTAAGAAGGTTTATCATTCCACGAATTATGATGAAAACTGGGAAATTTCCTGGAAGTGTAGCAAGAGCATATTGCTAGATAAATTAtggcacattcaatgcaattatTTAACATCCCGTATTGAAAGAGTGTTTTAGAATACCTACATGAACATGTTAGCCTttatgaaaatgaaggaaacctGATTTAACATGGAGTTGGGCAGGCCTGAAGGGGCATTCTCACGTAGAACCACTCCTTGCAGCCTGCATcaccagcaggaagaaggaaaataagaattatttcgACAAGGGTGGGCACTTTTCACATAAGAATTTTATCTCCTGCCTTTAATGAAAGAAAGTTCCCCTCCCTGACCCAGCAACAATGCACTAACCACCATTTacagccaatgagaaaccattACAACTCAAACTCTTCTCCAGCAAACTTTTGTTCAAAATAACCCTCCCCAATTTCCTTAAAgcctaaagtaaataaataaataaataaataaataaataaataaataaaatataaaaaaaaagatctttccatttgtctctttGGACCTGCGTATGGTTCATTGTAGCTTGCTTGTCCCAACTTaaaattcctctgctattcctgaataaactcatttttacttaaataaaattgctcttttctctgtttcaagTTAACAccttcatgcatttattttacaaaaaaataagccTGTTAAGAATATCTTGATAGGTTCTTCTGGTAGGTAGAATATTGGCCTTctaaagatgtccacatcctaatccctagaacctgtgaatatgttactttacatggcataagtactttgcagatgtgattaaggttaagGATTGAAATGGGGAGACTATCCTGGGTTATTTGGGTGGCTAATGAAATCATAAGCGTCCTTTATAATGGAACAACTTTCCCCACTATATTTATGGAGAGATGTTGTTGGCCTTGAAGATGTGTGCTTCACACATGGCCTTGTGGTTCACACATGGTTCATGGCCTTggccatgaaccaaggaatgtgggtggcttctagaatctggaaaaaacaaggaaatgtatTTTCCCCTAGAGTTTCTACAGGGGTCCACAAACCTACTAAACTTTGGTTTAAGCTTGTGTTGGGACTTCTGACATACAGACCTGTGAGATAAATTAATGTTGTTTCAAACTACTATGTTTAACAGTAATTTGTCACAGCAgtatagaaaactaatacatttcctctatcagagagagagggagagagagagagagagagagagagagagagagaaagaaagacataaagacaTTATGTTTAGATTGGAAAAATAGTTCCTGAGTTTGGAGAAAACATGAGGCTATGAGAACAGAGAGGGCATAGGTCTGAGAGAAAAAGATGGCAAAGTCCTGAGGGATAAGGATAGCACCATGAGTCTAGACATAAGGGATCAGGAATGGGTGTGAAGAAGAATATGGAAACAGTGGAAGGCTACAGACTTGAAGGGACCATGCAGAGACAAACAAGGAATGTCATAAGGTGATGCTAATTTTTTATTGATTGCTTCTTTCCTCCAACACCTTGATACTCCATAAACCCAGGAACTCACCTAATcctaaaaaaggaacaaagtgagGGGCTCTGAAAAGATTGGGGATAAAGATGAAATTTTCTTGCCAAACCAGTGATATGGGGGCACAAattatatgttgaataaaaaaagaaattaaggaagttATATTTTTGCACAGCTGAGGTTATAGCCTGATAAGATAACACAAGGCATCAGTTTATCAGAGCAGACTTGTAAGAACCAGAAATCTAACCCTGTATCAAACTTTGTTAATAACTTCAAGTCCATAGatcaagaaacaaagagaaagcaaagagagGTCTGAGACATCAAGTGTGGCTCCCCAGGTACTTTCTCACATGGATCTCACTCTCTTTAGCTAGAATAATAGATGGGGTTGCAAGTGAGGTTTTCTGGGTATGTGACACAATAGGCAATTATGTGTGAATTATGAAACATTGCCATTTTATACCCTTGCTATTGTATAGTTAATGCGACCTCCTTAAAGGATCCATGACTCatagatttatttattgtctgtaaATGGGTTTATTTATTATAAGCGATCCTTTAACCAAAGACATTTAGTCATTGTTAGATAAGGTCTCTTTCCCTTAAGAAATATAATTAGTCTAATTACCCAAAGGCCTAGTGGATAAGGATATTAGTtatctgtttgcttttatttattttttttctttaccttgggGGCACCCCTTGGAAAGAGAGTGAATGGATCATAAACTAGTGGCTTTAACTCCTTTCTTTCATCTGATAATTTGTAACAACTATGGTTAACTATTATTGACatatccttaaaaagaaaagggcttTAGAAAATAGTAGTGAAGTCGGAAGACAAAAGATAATGTCGAACATACTTTTAAGTACAATTCTCAATTTGTAAGGTGTTCTCAATTTTCATACCAGGTAATGAAGTTATGATAGTGTATAAAACTTTAATATTTGTGACCAATTTAAAGTCAGGGGACAACCTGGGATTGATTTTGTTGTATAACTGATCCATAGAATTGCATAATGGGTTCCTCGATAGCATAGATTTGAAGTGTTAGATGGAGCAGAAACATTGCTTATGGTCCACTCTTCCACAAAGGGTGTGAGGGTGAAATGGAGAAATAAGTCACCACTATGTCCTCTGTGTCCTAGCCATTCGTGTGGGATTTAGGGGGAGAGAAAGTTATGCGACAAGGCAGAGTAGGGGCAGTGAATGCTGTGACATAGACATAGGTCTTTCTTTATTAAGAGATGTGAGCTCCTTTTGAGAGAACAATTGCTATCTCTTAAACAATTTTCTTGACTTTAGGAGTAAAGAGATGTGTTTGAAACCAGAGTAATGGATTATCTCCTCACCCTCCCCagttcaacacacacacacacacacacacacacacacacacacacacacatataaacacatacacacagcacaGCACATTCAATTTTTTCCTTACTCTAGATTCTAGGAGAAGAGGGGCTGGGTTGGGCTTCATGCCAGAGATTCTCTCATGGGtcagtgggagagaagcagaactCCAACAGGCTTCTAGATAAAATATTGAGGACCAAAACTTTAGGGCTCCTTTAATGGCATCAGCCACTCCTGTGTGACAGACATATTCCCTGAACTCCATCTTCCTCGCTACTGAGGACCAGAGTAGTTTATGTACAAACTGATGGTGACTACAAGATCACCTAGAAGTATTTTCCATTCCAGAATAtggattgagaaaaaaaatacacatatccattccatttcttatttatttgtaatatctttctattttaaatgcaaatctaCAGTCTTTAAGCTACTATTGGTAAAATAGGTTTTTCAGGAGAGTCAGATTTTAAGCTCCATTTGACTGCATTGTTTCTATGCATTTTGAGTTCTCAACCAGTACCAACCGGCCTATGAAGTTTTGGAACATAGCCCATTTGTAGCCTGGAAATGTAAATAAGCACCAATATAATTATCAGACTCACTTATTCATAGTGTCATTCCCTGAACTAATTTACATGTTCATGTTGTTGGCAGCACACCCTTTAATGACCTGGATGCCCCCATTAGATTGGCCTGTTTTGTCCCAGCAGGCCATGACACCCTGAAACATTCAGCTTGGAATTAATAATCTACCATGGTAATTAGCAACCCAGTAGAAATGAAAAGATCACAGCTAAAGTCATAgctatttatttaagagaaaattattaaGTAGGTGTTCAAGATTGTTTCTACGTGCTCAACCTCAGGGAGTGTTTTTGTAAATTGCAAGTTTGCTCTTTCcaacataaaaagacaaaacagcagtaataaatatattctctGGAGGGAAAATATAGACATTTAATTTGGATGGTTGGCTTTGTCAAAAAAATATTATCTCAGTTGTATGTGAAAAACACACACTCActtgcacacactcacacagactCACACAGATGCATATACACAAAGTAAAAGCAGTGGCTGGTAGTGTTTTTCAATTGATTCAACTCTATTATATCACTGAAGGTTCAATGGCACACAAATCCACTCTagaaaaagggaaatttacagaaaaaaaatgagcagttCGTAGATGAGTACAGTCCTCACTCTTCGATTTATTACTGTATGATTGTGAAAAACATggcatttaaatacaaattattttattattagcatgGGTGATGGTCAAAGAATGATATTccttagtacaaaaaaaaaaaaaaaaaaacaaaggacaaacATACTTCAATGCCATATTTAACTGGGACCAGGATGTTTGAAACTGTTCTGCTCACAGTAAATACaatccaaatgttttcttttaggagggGAATGTCCTCTGCAATGTAGAAACTTGTAGCTAGAACAGGAAATCACATAGTTTAAATCAGATTTATTAAAcaagtaatttaattttctcaatgtACTAAAGTTTAagagaagtcagacacttgggaATTTTGCTGATCCACTTCTAACTGGTAttcccccaagattttatttccattcctttcGTAAAGCCTGTCTGTTCAGATGTATATAATGCTCCTTAGATTTTCTTGATCTTGTCCTCCTTGCTGTTCTCGCTACAGCCGCCAGACTCTGAGCATTCCTATGCAGTCCTATCATGTGTAAAGTTGAAACAACTAGCCTTATTAACACAAGTTTGAAAGTGTTTCTTACTGTCAACCTTAACAGtataataatataagaaaataggggggggggagagagagggaaaaacaaaacaaagcttcaATCCAGAAGTTATATATTACTTTTAGCCAAGAGATCTCTCCAAGATTTATCCTGTGTTCTATGCTGCAAGATGAGAAGGAAactacattttactttttctaaattatttcccTCAGAAACAGATCTTTTCCATGGTTTGTTCTAATGGTTTTATAAAATACTACTCATTTATCTTGCTCATTTctcttttagttcatttttttttttgtatttttaggaaGACATCTCCAGGACTGTTAGAACACTTGATAATTGCTGTTTGTTAGAAATAACCTACTCTTTAAGCTAGTGgatgaagaggaaaataataagaaacacaTACATGATGAGTCTTTAAAACCTTTTGCCTGAAAGGACCAATATCACAACAGGATATTATTACCCAACACAATGACAGTCTTTTCTGATCCGATTGCACAGAATTATTTCCTTCTGCTCTATTCAAAACCACCTATTGGCTAAAGAACTTCTTATCTTTTGACAGAATAAGCTCTAGAGAAAGTACAGTTGATAAAAGAAGTTCTGTCTAATGGTTAAAGCTGAGAATTAAGTTAGAATTTCCTGGTGTAAGTTGGTCATACAgagatttttgtatttcttgctCTTTTGGTTTAGTTATCACATCTGAAATGTATTGCCAAGCCATGAAATAGGATTACTGATCTTCTTAACTATTAGTGAATTCTTTTTAATCTCCAGAGGAGTATTTTTGCATGGGGATAACTTTTCCTCACATTTGATGATCTTTTGCAATCCATTATCTATTTAGTTCTGTCTTTTATactgtttctgtatttatatcaatctctctctctcttggttttccaacataaaaactgaaaataagttaCTATAGGGAGGGAATCATATTTATTACATACTTCATCTGTATTTCCTCATgtatctcaggaaaaaaaaatactgtacaaattgatagttatttaataaaaacttactgAGTTGGGCTGACCAACTGGGAATATGTTGTATCAGCTGATAAGCCCGTCATTCTCTAAGCTTCCACATGATGTAAAGTGAACAATCCTATAATACTTTTCACTAATTCACTACAATGTATTCTTACCTAATATCTTTTGTCTGAATTTTCTCAGTAGTCACTAAAACTTTCTTAATATAGATCTGGTACTTTTGGCATTGGgaaaacttttcatttccttcaaatgcAAGTTCAGAATAAAGAGAGCTATTGGTGAAGTTGTTTCTCTAAAGAGGGGCACTTCTGTGTCTTGAATGAACTCCATTTCTGCAGTGATTTACTGGAAAAGGAGTAAGGATATGATATACCAGAAAAGATGCCTGAGATGAAGTTTTAATGAAAACTTAGAAAAAGGAGATAACATACccttttgtgtttgctttctggTGTTTTAGGAACAGAGCTGAATTAGTCATATTCCATATTTAATAACACAGTTACAATAGGTTCCTATACAAAGTCTAATGTGTTTGATACATGTACTAGAATATTTATGCATCCTTGAAAAATACACTGTTatgtagcaaatattttaattttctcaaaatagtaCTCAATTATAATGTCATgctttttttcactattttaactCAACATTCCATCTATGTTGCTGTATCATTGCTTAGATCTAAGGCATAGTATTTATAGGCTGCATGCATcacattttacttattcatttcccagatgatggACATCTGGGTGCTCTCAAGTCCTTGCTACAACAAACAACACTCTGTAACATCCCTACCTATAGTCTTTTTGGGATGTGTGTGACAGTTTTtcagtgcaattgctgaatcatataatGTAATTCATATATTACTAACTATTGCTACATTATCCTCCAGAATGACtgcagcagggaggagggagattaTTGTTTCCTCATATTTCTCTATTACTTGGTATATCTATttctgtataacaaattacctcaGAACTTGacttaaaaagatttattatcCCAGTTTTTGTGGGTGAGAAATCTGAGTGTGGCTTAGCTGGGTGACTCCGGGTCAAGGTCTATTACAGTGAAGCTGTGAGCTagggctgtggtctcatctgaaggctcaatTTGGGGAAGATTCACTCCAAGTTATTTCTGTGGTTGTTGTAGGATTTAGTTCTCTATGAAATATTGGGCTGAGAGCTTCAATTCCTTATTAGCTGTTTGCTGAAGGCCTCCTTTAATTCCTTGCCACATAGACCACTTTCTAGGgcagctcacaacatggcagctggtttCATAAGAGTAACCAtgtgagaagggaagagagagcaaatgagaTAGAAGCCACACTCTTTGCAATCTAATCCTTGAGGTGACATCCTCTCACTTTTGCCATATTACATTTGTTAGAGGCAAGCAGTAGGTCCAGgctctctgtttccttccccagttgaACTGTTAGAAAGCAATCACACATAGCACTAAGAAAAGTGGGTTTTGGAATTAGACATCTCTGTATCTGGATCCCGATTCTGCCTCTGCCTATATTTATGATCCTAGGCAAATTGCTTACTTGCAtaaaactcagttttctcatcagtacAGTGAAGATAATACTAGAGTCtatttcatgaaattattttgacaatttaataaaataaaacattagaaatccTTAGCATGATATATATGGCACATATAAATTTTTCAACCAGCATTTCCtactgttattttaattaaagtatgtCTTTTATATTGGGATTTATATTGAGAGAATGCCGACAAAAATATGCTTTCTTCGGATGTATATTCTgcaaaaatgggaaagaatggaaataagAAGACATTGGATATTAAGGAGAATGTTCAGCAAAATCCAGGAAGTCATGAAAGAATCTGAGCCTGTCTGGAAGATGGCCAAAATAGACATCTTTCTGtaagatttgaattttttttttttaattttttttcaacgtttattcatttttgggacagagagagacagagcatgaacgggggaggggcagagagagagggagacacagaatcggaaacaggctccaggctctgagccatcagcccagagcccgacgcggggctcgaactcacagaccgcgagattgtgacctgtctgaagtcggacgcttaaccgactgcaccacccaggcgccccaagatttgaatatttttaaatgtatcatttgGAGGAGAAAATCAATAGAGAgacatgtatttttttagatGGTTAGAATGGATGGAGGGTTTCAGttagagaaaacagaataaaaaaagaattaaaaaaggaaagaaaaacagtgagtAGGAAGTATGAAATAAACTAGATTTCAAGAAATTAAACAATTGGCAGAAATAATCAATTTTTATGGGTAAGATGATACTAACTTTTAGTTACTTAGGATTATTCTACTTATTTAAACctctctaatattaaaaaaat
Encoded proteins:
- the LOC123581022 gene encoding high mobility group protein B2-like, giving the protein MGKGDPNKPRGKMSSYAFFVQTCREEHKKKHPDSLVNFAEFSKKCSERWKTMSAKEKSKFEDMAKSDKARYDRKMKHYVPPKGDKKGKKKDPNAPKRPPSAFFLFCSEHRPKIKSEHPGLPIGDTAKKLGEMWSEQSAKDKQPYEQKAAKLKEKYGKDIAAYRAKGKSEAGKKGPGKLTGSKKKNEPENEEEEEEEEEDEDDEEEEEDEE